GTGCGGTGGGAGAGATCTTTCGGGCGCCTGCCGATTTCCCGTCGGGCCAGCAGGGTGATGTGCTGACGGTTCTGTTCACCGTGGCTGGACTTCCCTGCATGGGCCTCAATGGGGGGCCGGCGTTCAGGCACAGCGAGGCGTTCTCGTTCCAGATCGCCACCGACGACCAGGCCGAGACCGATCGGCTCTGGGACGCGATCGTGGCCAACGGCGGCGAGGAGAGCGCCTGCGGCTGGTGCCGGGACCGCTGGGGTCTGTCGTGGCAGATCACCCCGCGCGCGCTCACCGCCGCCATCGCCGATCCCGACCGGGCCGCGGCCCGGCGCGCCTTCGAGGCCATGATGCAGATGGGCAAGATCGACATCGCCGCCATCGAGGCGGCCCGCCGCGGCTAGGGCCCAACCATGACCCGCCAGCCGATCGTGATCCTCGGGGGCTTCCTGATCAGCCCGGAGGCCTATGGGCCGATGGTGGCGCGGCTGGAGCAGCTCAGCGGCCAGCCGGTGCGGCTGGTGCCGGTGGGCAAGCCCGAGTGGCTGCTCACCGTGTTCGCCTTCGCCTGGGCGCGGATCCTCGATCGGGTGCGGGCCACCGCGGCCGGGCTGGCCCGCTCTTCCCCCACCGGCAAGGTGACGCTGATCGGCCACAGCTCCGGCGGCATCATGCTGCGGCTGTTCCTGGATGACGCCCCGTTCCAGGGGCGCCGCTATGACGGCAAGGCCCTGGCCGACACCCTGGTGATGCTGGGCAGCCCCCACACCGCCCTCAAGGCCACGGTGCTGCGCCGGATGGTGGCGGAGCGCCTGCCCGGTTCCCCCTTCGCCGATCGGGTGAGCTACGTCTCGGTGGCCGGCGACCTGGATCTGCAGACGGCTTCCCCGATGGCCCAGCGCCTGGTCCCCACCGCCTATCGCAACAGCACCGGCGATCCCCATGACCGGGGCGACGGCCTGGTGCCGGTGGCCTCTGCCCTGCTGGCGGGCTCCACCGCCCTGGTGCTGCCGGGGGTGGCCCATGGCGGCGCCTTCGGCCCCTCCTGGTACGGCAGCCCCGAAGTCGTGGAGCGCTGGTGGAACGCCGCCGTCAGCGCCCCTGGGGGTTCCCCCGGGTCGTCGCCTGCTGGCGCAGCTCGCTGACCACGCCGCTGCGCTTGAGGGCGCTGATCGCCTGGTCGATGCGGTTGGTCGTGGCCTCCGGCAGCGCCGGCGCATAGGCGAAGGCCTGGGATTCGGGCCGGATCCCCTCCAGCGCCAGGCTGGGCAGGAAGCCCTTGGCCTCCTCCTGGAGCAGCAGGTAGCTGAGCTGCAGGTTGTCCCCCAGCAGGGCGTCGATCCGGCGGGCGGCCAGCTGCTCGCCCCCGGTTCCGATGCTGGCCACCGGCACGATCGTGACCTTCGCGCCGCTGCTGGTGGCGTTGAGTTCCTTCAGTAGGGCCTCGCTCACGGTGCCTGCGCGCACCCCCACCCGCAGGCCGCGCAGGTCGGCCGGTGATCGGATCGCTCCTGTGGCCTTGCCCTGGATCTCCCCGGCCACGTTCACGGTGAGGTAGCCCACCAGCAACGACGCCGAGACGATCCGCACCAGGTAGGCGAGGATCACGATCCCGTTGCCGCGGGTTGTGGCCACGATCGTGTTGCTGCCAGGCCCCGTGGCCAGCACCTGGAACACCTTGCTGATGTGGCGCAGGGAGTTCCGCCGGCCGTCCGTCGCGGGATGGGTGCGGGCCTCCAGCCGCAGGGTGAGCCAGGTGAGCCCCGCGATCGCCAGCAGGTAGCCACCCAGCAGCTGCAGCAGCGTTGGCGTCAGCAGGGCGGCCAGGAAGGAACGCCCCAGATCCAGCCGGCTCTTCACCACCATCACCGCCAGGCCGTCCTCCTGGAAGGGGAGGCTGAAGCGGTAACGCCGCAGGCGGTCGGGCGAAACGTTGATGCAGCCCACCGCCACATCCAGCCGCCCCTCGCGGTTGGCCTCCAGCATCTGCCGCACCGACGGCCACTCAGAGACCACATAGGGCAACTGCTCAAGGGTGGCCACCCGGTTCCACAGATCCACCGCCAGCCCCCGCCAGACCCCCGCTTCCCGGTAGCTGCAGGGCGGCGAGCCCGCCACCATTCCCACCCGCAGCACCGGCTCGGTCGCTGCCACCGCAGCTCCCGGCAGGCCCAGGGCCAGGCAGAGGGTGAGAGCCCAGCGGAGGCGATTCATCCGACTCCCTCGAGCGGCATCACGTCCCGCCAGTGTCTTGCATGGCGGCTTCGGAGGCCATGGGCCACTGGTTCATTTCTCGTGGACAATGAGGAGGTCGGTGAATCTGAAGAAAGTGTCGAGAG
This Cyanobium sp. AMD-g DNA region includes the following protein-coding sequences:
- a CDS encoding VOC family protein, which encodes MVPRNTICLWYDGTALEAATFYAETFPDSAVGEIFRAPADFPSGQQGDVLTVLFTVAGLPCMGLNGGPAFRHSEAFSFQIATDDQAETDRLWDAIVANGGEESACGWCRDRWGLSWQITPRALTAAIADPDRAAARRAFEAMMQMGKIDIAAIEAARRG
- a CDS encoding triacylglycerol lipase, coding for MTRQPIVILGGFLISPEAYGPMVARLEQLSGQPVRLVPVGKPEWLLTVFAFAWARILDRVRATAAGLARSSPTGKVTLIGHSSGGIMLRLFLDDAPFQGRRYDGKALADTLVMLGSPHTALKATVLRRMVAERLPGSPFADRVSYVSVAGDLDLQTASPMAQRLVPTAYRNSTGDPHDRGDGLVPVASALLAGSTALVLPGVAHGGAFGPSWYGSPEVVERWWNAAVSAPGGSPGSSPAGAAR
- a CDS encoding ABC transporter substrate-binding protein produces the protein MNRLRWALTLCLALGLPGAAVAATEPVLRVGMVAGSPPCSYREAGVWRGLAVDLWNRVATLEQLPYVVSEWPSVRQMLEANREGRLDVAVGCINVSPDRLRRYRFSLPFQEDGLAVMVVKSRLDLGRSFLAALLTPTLLQLLGGYLLAIAGLTWLTLRLEARTHPATDGRRNSLRHISKVFQVLATGPGSNTIVATTRGNGIVILAYLVRIVSASLLVGYLTVNVAGEIQGKATGAIRSPADLRGLRVGVRAGTVSEALLKELNATSSGAKVTIVPVASIGTGGEQLAARRIDALLGDNLQLSYLLLQEEAKGFLPSLALEGIRPESQAFAYAPALPEATTNRIDQAISALKRSGVVSELRQQATTRGNPQGR